One genomic segment of Fusobacterium sp. includes these proteins:
- a CDS encoding DEAD/DEAH box helicase, giving the protein MEKLEEFKKLGLGEKTIKALSKKGYEKPTPIQALTIPALLDGEKDIIGQAQTGTGKTAAFSLPILERFEPGKVVQAIVLAPTRELAIQVAEEMNSLANGKKIRITPVYGGQSIEFQIRQLKKGTDIIVGTPGRVMDLMDRKLIKLDNLKYFILDEADEMLNMGFLEDVEKILESTNDDKRMLFFSATMPNEILKIAKKHMRDYEVLAVKTRELTTDLTDQIYFEVHERDKFEALCRIIDLTKDFYGIVFCRTKNDVNDVVGKLNDRGYDAEGLHGDISQNYREVTLKRFKAKKINVLVATDVAARGIDVNDLSHVINYSIPQEAESYVHRIGRTGRAGKEGTAITFITPQEYRRLLQIQKIVKTEIRKERVPGVKDVIQAKKFRLIEELNHILAENNFDNFKDLSRELLNGEDAVDIVAALIKHSYEDVLDENNYNEINNSAPLEKTGKVRLFVALGRKNDMTPKKLVEMVTSKTKVDERKLKNVEVYENFSFLSVPFHEAEEIIEVFKQDKKGRKPLIEKAKEKKQQ; this is encoded by the coding sequence AGCTTTGACTATACCTGCATTATTAGATGGAGAGAAAGATATAATAGGGCAGGCGCAAACAGGAACTGGTAAAACAGCTGCTTTTTCTTTGCCAATATTGGAAAGATTTGAACCTGGAAAAGTAGTACAGGCTATTGTTTTAGCACCTACTAGAGAGCTTGCTATCCAAGTCGCTGAGGAAATGAACAGTCTTGCAAATGGGAAAAAAATAAGAATAACTCCTGTATATGGAGGACAGTCAATAGAATTTCAAATCAGACAATTGAAAAAAGGAACTGATATAATTGTTGGAACTCCTGGAAGAGTAATGGATTTGATGGATAGAAAACTTATAAAATTAGATAATCTTAAATATTTTATATTAGATGAAGCTGATGAAATGCTTAATATGGGATTCCTGGAAGATGTAGAAAAAATTCTTGAATCTACAAATGATGATAAAAGAATGCTTTTCTTCTCTGCCACAATGCCAAATGAAATATTGAAAATTGCTAAAAAACATATGAGAGATTATGAGGTTTTAGCTGTAAAAACTAGAGAACTTACAACTGATTTAACAGATCAAATCTATTTTGAAGTACATGAAAGAGATAAATTTGAAGCTTTATGCAGAATAATTGATTTGACTAAGGATTTTTATGGAATAGTTTTTTGTAGAACTAAAAATGATGTAAATGATGTAGTTGGTAAATTAAATGATAGAGGATATGATGCTGAAGGACTTCATGGGGATATCAGTCAAAATTATAGAGAAGTGACTTTAAAAAGATTTAAAGCTAAAAAGATAAACGTATTAGTAGCAACAGATGTAGCTGCAAGGGGAATAGATGTAAATGATCTTTCTCATGTAATCAATTATTCTATACCACAAGAGGCTGAAAGCTATGTACATAGAATAGGAAGAACTGGAAGAGCTGGAAAAGAAGGAACTGCTATAACATTTATTACTCCTCAAGAATATAGAAGGCTTCTTCAAATACAAAAAATTGTAAAAACTGAAATTAGAAAAGAAAGGGTTCCAGGAGTAAAAGATGTAATTCAAGCTAAAAAATTCAGATTAATAGAAGAATTAAATCATATATTAGCTGAAAATAACTTTGATAATTTCAAAGATCTTTCAAGAGAACTTTTAAATGGTGAAGATGCAGTGGATATAGTAGCAGCATTGATTAAACATTCATATGAAGATGTACTTGATGAAAATAATTACAATGAAATAAATAACAGTGCACCATTAGAAAAAACTGGAAAAGTGAGATTATTTGTTGCTTTAGGAAGAAAAAATGATATGACTCCTAAAAAATTAGTTGAAATGGTAACAAGTAAGACTAAAGTTGATGAAAGAAAATTGAAAAATGTTGAAGTTTATGAAAACTTCTCATTCTTGTCTGTTCCTTTCCATGAAGCAGAAGAAATTATTGAAGTATTTAAACAAGATAAAAAAGGAAGAAAACCTTTAATAGAAAAAGCTAAAGAAAAGAAACAACAATAA